From Helicoverpa armigera isolate CAAS_96S chromosome 19, ASM3070526v1, whole genome shotgun sequence, one genomic window encodes:
- the LOC110374168 gene encoding small ribosomal subunit protein uS9 isoform X2, translating into MAAPQEARREPIQAVQVFGRKKTATAVAYCKRGHGVLRVNGRPLDLVEPRLLQYKLQEPILLLGKEKFSGVDIRVTVKGGGHVAQVYAIRQAISKALIAFYQKYVDEASKKEIKDILVQYDRSLLVADPRRCEPKKFGGPGARARYQKSYR; encoded by the exons ATGGCTGCCCCCCAAGAG GCGCGACGTGAACCTATCCAGGCCGTCCAAGTATTCGGCCGTAAG AAAACCGCCACGGCCGTGGCGTACTGCAAACGCGGACATGGAGTGTTGCGCGTGAACGGTCGCCCCCTGGACCTGGTGGAGCCCCGCCTGCTGCAGTACAAACTGCAGGAGCCCATCCTACTGCTCGGCAAG GAGAAGTTTTCCGGTGTCGACATCAGAGTCACCGTTAAGGGTGGTGGTCACGTTGCCCAGGTGTACGCTATCAGACAAGCTATCTCCAAGGCACTCATTGCTTTCTACCAGAAAT ATGTAGACGAGGCGTCAAAGAAGGAAATCAAAGACATCCTTGTCCAATACGATAGGAGTTTGCTGGTCGCTGACCCTCGTCGCTGCGAGCCCAAGAAGTTCGGAGGTccaggcgcccgcgcccgcTACCAGAAATCTTACCGTTAA
- the LOC110374168 gene encoding small ribosomal subunit protein uS9 isoform X1: protein MAAPQEVRDDLRSARREPIQAVQVFGRKKTATAVAYCKRGHGVLRVNGRPLDLVEPRLLQYKLQEPILLLGKEKFSGVDIRVTVKGGGHVAQVYAIRQAISKALIAFYQKYVDEASKKEIKDILVQYDRSLLVADPRRCEPKKFGGPGARARYQKSYR from the exons ATGGCTGCCCCCCAAGAGGTGCGTGACGATTTGCGCtct GCGCGACGTGAACCTATCCAGGCCGTCCAAGTATTCGGCCGTAAG AAAACCGCCACGGCCGTGGCGTACTGCAAACGCGGACATGGAGTGTTGCGCGTGAACGGTCGCCCCCTGGACCTGGTGGAGCCCCGCCTGCTGCAGTACAAACTGCAGGAGCCCATCCTACTGCTCGGCAAG GAGAAGTTTTCCGGTGTCGACATCAGAGTCACCGTTAAGGGTGGTGGTCACGTTGCCCAGGTGTACGCTATCAGACAAGCTATCTCCAAGGCACTCATTGCTTTCTACCAGAAAT ATGTAGACGAGGCGTCAAAGAAGGAAATCAAAGACATCCTTGTCCAATACGATAGGAGTTTGCTGGTCGCTGACCCTCGTCGCTGCGAGCCCAAGAAGTTCGGAGGTccaggcgcccgcgcccgcTACCAGAAATCTTACCGTTAA